A section of the Apodemus sylvaticus chromosome 10, mApoSyl1.1, whole genome shotgun sequence genome encodes:
- the Birc5 gene encoding baculoviral IAP repeat-containing protein 5, translating into MGAPSLPPTWQLYLKDHRISTFKNWPFLEDCSCTPERMAEAGFIHCPTENEPDLAQCFFCFKELEGWEPDDDPMEEHRKHSAACAFLTVKKQIEELTVSEFLKLDKQRAKNKIAKETNNKLKEFEETAKTVRQSIEQLAALS; encoded by the exons ATGGGTGCTCCGTCGCTGCCCCCAACCTGGCAGCTCTACCTTAAGGACCACCGCATCTCCACCTTCAAGAACTGGCCCTTCCTGGAGGACTGCTCCTGCACCCCAGAGCGG ATGGCGGAGGCTGGCTTCATCCACTGTCCTACCGAAAATGAGCCTGATTTGGCCCAGTGTTTTTTCTGCTTTAAGGAACTGGAAGGTTGGGAACCCGATGACGACCCTAT GGAGGAGCATAGGAAGCACTCAGCTGCCTGTGCCTTCCTTACTGTCAAGAAGCAGATAGAAGAACTAACCGTCAGTGAATTTCTGAAGCTGGACAAACAGAGAGCCAAGAACAAAATT GCAAAGGAGACCAACAACAAGCTAAAAGAGTTTGAAGAGACTGCAAAGACTGTCCGCCAGTCAATTGAGCAGCTGGCTGCCTTGTCCTGA